From the Exiguobacterium aurantiacum genome, one window contains:
- a CDS encoding ABC transporter permease: MRLAIFKQEWKESWRNKRLIWVPIALMLLAAMQPLTLYFLPDILASGGNLPDGAVIEIPTPSPEEVLMSASEQLRQIGLLVVLLSAMHTFSHERSLGTLAWLKSLKIPATRIVLSKWGHYSLLAAVAVALAQLSAAYYTIVLFDSFDITDFLVATGLLMLHFVVQLSIFFLFAALLESGLVALVITLGLHFVMSLLLGWLEWDWMPWRLGSLSAEVLLGETSIVWAIVSGLLLIGLTLFVASKRLLFISRSS; this comes from the coding sequence ATGAGATTGGCCATCTTCAAACAAGAGTGGAAAGAGTCGTGGCGCAACAAGCGCCTTATCTGGGTGCCGATCGCCTTAATGTTGCTCGCGGCGATGCAGCCGCTCACGCTTTATTTCCTCCCGGACATCTTGGCCTCAGGCGGCAACCTGCCGGACGGGGCGGTCATCGAGATTCCGACCCCGTCACCGGAAGAAGTGCTCATGTCGGCGAGCGAACAGTTGCGGCAAATCGGACTGCTCGTCGTACTGTTATCCGCCATGCATACGTTCAGCCATGAACGGTCGCTCGGCACGCTCGCCTGGCTCAAGTCGCTGAAGATTCCGGCCACGCGCATCGTCCTCAGCAAATGGGGACATTATTCGCTGCTCGCCGCCGTCGCAGTCGCTCTCGCCCAATTGAGCGCCGCCTACTACACAATCGTCTTGTTCGATTCGTTCGACATCACCGACTTCTTGGTCGCGACCGGACTACTCATGCTCCATTTCGTCGTGCAGCTGTCGATTTTCTTCTTGTTCGCGGCGTTGCTCGAGAGCGGTCTCGTTGCCCTCGTCATCACGCTCGGTCTCCACTTCGTCATGTCGCTCCTTCTCGGCTGGCTCGAGTGGGATTGGATGCCATGGCGGCTCGGCTCGTTATCGGCCGAGGTGCTCCTCGGTGAGACGTCTATCGTTTGGGCGATTGTCAGCGGCCTCCTGCTGATCGGCCTGACGCTCTTCGTCGCCTCGAAACGGTTGTTGTTCATCAGCCGTTCGTCATAA
- a CDS encoding ABC transporter permease — protein MKLWTFIKYDVKQQLRDRSTLFWMLIFPVILIFGLGTMLSAIFNSNFSLPVTDVAYVEQSTDDYRVPLETFLADDDIKTFINLVPYDSLAAAETGVNDGDADVILHLDGPDVRLLYEEPSTIEFDVIEALLRQYTDVANQQIMLAESGVSAPFTPESFIDSESVDLSGRTPTSLEYFTVTISIMTALFGAFYITGMLSEEKPMTGSYLRIQAAPVKRIEYRLARSLSRYTLIFLQLVLVFWFSHFIYRSFSLDYVHFGLLFIAWLALALYGTAFGFFISSLPRISRATKDAIVNGFVAIIMILSGGYVPGFDQVTLSVAPWAQYVFMPIFMREGMLQVLLRGGDTGVFWQSLGWLSIHLLVFAVLSLLLWKGVNRRGAI, from the coding sequence ATGAAACTATGGACATTCATCAAATATGATGTCAAACAGCAACTACGGGACCGCTCGACGCTGTTTTGGATGCTCATCTTCCCAGTCATTCTCATCTTCGGGCTCGGGACGATGCTGTCGGCTATTTTCAACAGCAACTTCTCGCTCCCGGTCACGGACGTCGCCTACGTCGAACAGTCGACGGATGACTACCGGGTGCCGCTCGAGACGTTCCTCGCCGACGACGACATCAAAACTTTCATCAATCTCGTCCCGTATGACAGTCTGGCCGCGGCCGAGACGGGCGTGAACGATGGTGACGCCGATGTCATCCTCCATTTGGACGGTCCCGATGTGCGCTTGTTGTACGAGGAACCGTCGACGATCGAGTTCGACGTGATTGAGGCCCTCCTCCGGCAATATACGGATGTCGCCAATCAGCAGATTATGCTCGCCGAGTCGGGCGTCTCCGCCCCGTTTACGCCTGAGTCGTTCATCGACAGCGAGAGCGTCGATTTGTCAGGGCGGACCCCGACGTCACTCGAATACTTCACCGTCACGATTTCCATCATGACGGCGCTGTTCGGTGCGTTCTACATCACCGGCATGCTCAGCGAGGAGAAGCCGATGACCGGGAGTTATCTCCGGATTCAAGCCGCTCCCGTCAAACGAATCGAATATCGCCTGGCCCGCAGCTTGAGCCGATACACGCTCATTTTCCTGCAACTCGTGCTCGTGTTTTGGTTCAGCCACTTCATTTATCGCAGCTTCTCACTCGATTACGTCCATTTCGGACTCTTGTTCATCGCTTGGCTCGCCCTCGCTTTATACGGCACCGCGTTTGGTTTCTTCATATCGAGCTTGCCCCGTATCTCGCGCGCGACGAAAGACGCGATCGTCAACGGGTTCGTTGCCATCATCATGATTCTCTCTGGCGGCTATGTCCCCGGGTTCGACCAAGTGACGCTGAGTGTCGCACCGTGGGCCCAGTACGTTTTCATGCCGATTTTCATGCGAGAAGGCATGCTCCAGGTGCTCCTGCGCGGCGGGGACACGGGCGTGTTTTGGCAAAGTCTCGGTTGGCTCTCCATTCATCTACTCGTGTTTGCCGTCCTCAGCCTGCTGTTATGGAAAGGGGTGAACCGCCGTGGTGCTATTTAG
- a CDS encoding ABC transporter ATP-binding protein: MNVTKLTKRFGTFTALDDVSFSLRPGCTSLLGENGAGKTTLLNMIARVTTPTSGQIVGHDAIRIGYLPQRPALYPSLTPVETIRYAAELTGVTNIDPIHLLKRVGLEPVDRPAAHLSGGMRQRLGIAQALVHDPELLLLDEPVSALDPRGRREVLDLLSDLKRERMILYSTHVLPDAEEASDWVLLLRQGRLLMEGTVTDLLGSKSSIQVRLFNDVVTEGEWRTLPGVSHVTRSGTTWELETDTKDVTERALLQLLLERGLRLQSLHVGHPSLESLFLEVNA; this comes from the coding sequence ATGAACGTCACCAAACTGACGAAACGGTTCGGCACGTTCACCGCACTCGACGACGTCAGCTTCTCGCTCCGACCAGGTTGTACGTCACTCCTCGGTGAGAACGGGGCCGGCAAGACGACGCTGCTCAACATGATTGCCCGCGTGACGACACCGACGTCCGGACAAATCGTCGGGCATGATGCCATCCGCATCGGCTATCTGCCACAGCGGCCGGCGCTCTACCCATCGCTCACACCGGTCGAGACGATCCGTTATGCGGCCGAGTTGACCGGCGTCACGAATATCGACCCAATCCATCTGCTGAAACGGGTCGGACTCGAGCCCGTCGATCGACCGGCCGCGCATTTGTCCGGCGGCATGCGGCAACGGCTCGGCATCGCCCAGGCGCTCGTGCATGACCCGGAGTTGTTATTGCTCGATGAACCGGTGTCGGCGCTCGACCCGCGCGGCCGTCGCGAAGTACTCGACTTATTGAGCGATTTAAAACGGGAGCGGATGATTCTCTATTCGACGCACGTGCTCCCTGACGCCGAGGAAGCGAGCGACTGGGTACTCTTGCTCCGGCAAGGACGTCTGCTCATGGAAGGGACCGTCACCGATTTACTCGGCTCGAAGTCCTCGATCCAAGTCCGTCTGTTCAACGACGTCGTGACGGAAGGCGAGTGGCGGACGCTGCCGGGCGTCAGTCACGTCACCCGCTCCGGGACGACATGGGAACTCGAGACGGACACGAAAGACGTGACGGAACGGGCACTTCTCCAACTGCTCCTCGAACGCGGCCTCCGTCTTCAATCGCTCCATGTCGGGCACCCGTCACTCGAGTCACTGTTCTTGGAGGTGAACGCCTGA
- a CDS encoding CsbD family protein, whose amino-acid sequence MKDGLNKKVDGLIDKAAGKAKEAVGKATDNQSLKREGQKDQVKGTAKEKTGQAQQNLESLKDERR is encoded by the coding sequence ATGAAAGACGGACTAAACAAAAAAGTTGATGGTTTGATCGATAAAGCGGCAGGCAAAGCGAAAGAAGCGGTCGGCAAAGCGACGGACAACCAATCGCTCAAACGTGAAGGCCAGAAAGATCAAGTGAAGGGGACGGCCAAAGAGAAGACCGGCCAAGCCCAACAAAACCTCGAAAGCCTGAAAGACGAACGCCGCTAA
- a CDS encoding exo-beta-N-acetylmuramidase NamZ family protein, whose product MKKWIGGLAALTLVTSSVMLLDADAKSVPKKPKVELGVDRLMDNPEILAGKRVGLITNPTGIDANMTSIVDLFHKSDDFELTALYGPEHGVRGDAQAGSTISSYIDEVTGLPVYSLYGATKKPTAEMLKDVDVLVFDIQDVGTRFYTYIYTMAYAMEAAAENDIPFVVLDRPNPQGGLRVEGPVLDLAYSSFIGLYSIPLKHGMTVGELARLFNSEYQIQADLEVVKMKGWKRSMLYEDTGLPFVMPSPNMPTTDTVNVYPATGLFEGTNLSEGRGTTKPFQLIGAPYVKAHDYAKTLNGLELPGVTFRAASFTPTFSKNAGKLSHGVEVYVTEPTKFEAAKTGIAMVKTAHDLYPEEFEFLANDFITKLTGNAYVKDMILAGESLEAIMAKVDAERDAFLPIRKEYLLYK is encoded by the coding sequence ATGAAGAAATGGATTGGCGGTCTCGCCGCCCTCACACTCGTCACGTCATCTGTCATGTTGCTCGATGCCGATGCCAAGTCCGTCCCGAAAAAACCGAAAGTCGAACTCGGGGTCGACCGGTTGATGGACAATCCTGAAATCTTGGCCGGTAAACGAGTCGGGCTGATCACAAATCCGACCGGGATCGATGCCAATATGACGAGCATCGTCGACTTGTTCCACAAATCCGATGATTTCGAATTGACGGCACTGTATGGACCAGAACACGGTGTCCGCGGTGATGCGCAAGCCGGATCGACAATCAGCTCCTATATCGACGAAGTGACGGGACTCCCCGTCTATAGCCTGTACGGGGCGACAAAAAAACCGACAGCCGAGATGCTCAAAGACGTCGACGTACTCGTCTTCGACATACAAGACGTCGGGACGCGCTTCTATACGTACATCTATACGATGGCATATGCGATGGAAGCCGCGGCTGAAAACGATATCCCGTTCGTCGTCCTTGATCGTCCAAACCCACAAGGCGGCCTACGTGTCGAAGGTCCCGTGCTCGACCTGGCTTATTCGAGCTTCATCGGCCTCTATTCGATTCCGCTCAAGCACGGCATGACCGTCGGTGAGCTCGCACGCTTGTTCAACTCGGAGTATCAGATTCAAGCCGACCTCGAAGTCGTCAAGATGAAGGGCTGGAAGCGCTCGATGTTGTATGAGGACACGGGACTCCCGTTCGTCATGCCGTCACCGAACATGCCGACGACGGACACGGTCAACGTCTATCCGGCGACCGGTCTGTTCGAAGGGACGAATCTGTCGGAAGGACGCGGCACGACGAAGCCGTTCCAATTGATTGGCGCCCCGTACGTGAAGGCGCATGACTACGCCAAGACGTTGAACGGACTCGAGCTTCCCGGCGTCACGTTCCGTGCTGCCTCGTTCACGCCGACGTTCTCGAAGAACGCGGGCAAACTGTCACACGGCGTCGAAGTGTACGTCACCGAGCCTACGAAGTTCGAAGCGGCCAAGACCGGCATCGCCATGGTGAAGACGGCGCACGATTTATACCCAGAAGAGTTCGAGTTCCTCGCCAACGACTTCATCACAAAGCTGACTGGGAACGCCTACGTGAAAGATATGATTCTCGCCGGTGAGTCGCTCGAGGCGATTATGGCGAAAGTCGATGCCGAGCGCGACGCGTTCTTACCAATCCGGAAAGAGTATCTTCTGTATAAATAA
- a CDS encoding ABC transporter ATP-binding protein: protein MSIIALDHVTKRFGETIALNDFSLHVEAGELFGLLGPNGAGKTTAISVMLNLYPADSGTIRIFNHSMPKDEQTIKRRVGIVPQHVSVYDQLTVFENIQFFAELYGFKPAEAKQKTVAALDFVELTPHQKKRPPELSGGLLRRLNIACGIVHEPELIFMDEPTVAIDPQSRNTILENIRELNRRGATIIYTSHYMEEVEMLCDRVAIVDEGRIIAEGTQDELKDQVMTLETARIKVDALTPGLLERLESLERVKKVEYEEPFLDVSLEKDTPLAPLLDVLHDERVRFTSITVDRPSLNTVFLALTGKTLRE from the coding sequence GTGTCCATCATCGCCCTCGACCATGTCACGAAACGGTTCGGTGAGACGATTGCCTTGAACGACTTTTCACTTCACGTCGAGGCCGGCGAGCTGTTCGGCCTGCTCGGTCCGAACGGGGCCGGCAAGACGACCGCCATTTCCGTCATGCTGAACTTATATCCCGCCGACAGCGGCACCATCCGTATTTTCAATCACTCTATGCCAAAGGACGAGCAGACGATTAAACGGCGTGTCGGCATCGTCCCGCAGCACGTCTCCGTGTACGATCAGCTGACGGTGTTCGAGAACATCCAATTCTTCGCCGAGCTATATGGATTCAAGCCGGCCGAGGCGAAACAAAAGACCGTGGCCGCCCTCGACTTCGTCGAACTCACGCCCCACCAAAAGAAACGTCCGCCGGAACTGTCCGGGGGGCTCCTTCGTCGTCTCAATATCGCCTGTGGCATCGTCCATGAGCCGGAACTTATCTTCATGGATGAACCGACCGTCGCCATCGACCCGCAGTCACGCAACACCATCCTCGAGAACATCCGTGAGTTGAATCGACGCGGGGCGACGATCATCTATACGTCCCACTATATGGAGGAAGTCGAGATGCTCTGCGACCGCGTCGCCATCGTCGACGAGGGACGGATTATCGCCGAAGGGACGCAAGACGAGCTGAAAGACCAAGTCATGACGCTCGAGACGGCCCGCATCAAAGTCGACGCCCTCACTCCAGGCCTCCTGGAACGACTCGAATCGCTCGAACGGGTGAAGAAGGTCGAGTACGAGGAACCGTTCCTCGACGTGTCGCTCGAGAAAGACACCCCGCTCGCCCCGTTACTCGACGTCCTTCATGACGAGCGGGTCCGGTTCACCTCGATCACCGTCGACCGCCCGTCGCTCAATACCGTCTTCCTGGCCTTGACCGGTAAGACACTCAGGGAGTGA
- a CDS encoding PLD nuclease N-terminal domain-containing protein, protein MDIANDSNLLLILLPLLVLQLILLVVALIDLLKRQETNGPKWVWLLVILFINILGPIVYFLWGRTKR, encoded by the coding sequence TTGGACATTGCCAATGACTCAAATTTATTGCTCATCCTCTTGCCGCTGCTCGTATTGCAACTCATCTTGCTCGTCGTCGCCTTGATCGATTTGCTCAAACGGCAAGAAACGAACGGACCGAAGTGGGTGTGGCTTCTCGTCATCCTGTTCATCAACATCCTCGGGCCGATCGTCTACTTCCTATGGGGACGGACGAAGCGATGA
- a CDS encoding HD domain-containing phosphohydrolase, with protein MADLDQTKLQSLLRHMPQGYVEFKVLYDKAGEPVDYEFFEVNEAFERIMKAKREHFIGGRITDKLKDFEYSEREWIVQVARAVDSGEAITFEHFSRRNKAWYELSVFSERPGYVSTLFHDITPHVQENNALKQLVNVSHRFVTTGRELLMNQHFLDQIRGFTGAKAVTLNLVDDDGKTYSTVALSGIDELLERSLDVLGFHPVGRKWPMSPKRSKLLEAPSPIVFDNILPLVDGVLPKRLIKNILRIFDLGQIVLFKIEKDGVFYGDLTIVMQGNKQANRLGLVELYIVHILEQMTKADRQIGDTKESMFEGFATVDLECIMSLTNHEIFHLNVAWERVLGFPLEELENMDFTSLIHPNDVEKTNEAFALLDEGQDIFRFVNRYRTIDGDYRSIEWHSKAQGNYIYAVAKDVTERVQLEEELAERDRLLTKLSDQVPGAIYQFERRPDGSFHFPFFSRGFELLIGITFEEMKQDPGLVFSKIHPEDYPNVMASIETSYENLTIWDAEFRVLTPDGRTTWILGSSRPEKLGEGHVLWHGYIGDVTEKKKYEMEIEYLSYHDQLTGVKNRRYFDEALITYDEPCYYPLALIVVDINGLKLTNDAFGHLVGDRLLIEATMTLKREIRGKDTVARIGGDEFVVIMPNTELEEARRLSDRLSQLFLAKSIEGLPISASFGEAVKEDDSLSVAEVFNLAEERMYHHKVSEKQSRRHHSIQLIMRTLYEKIPREEAHSQRVAELSRQLGKAMGFTSADVNELVTAATLHDIGKVAISNEILDKTGALTEAEWREIKRHPEVSYNILSTVPEYGPLSEIVLAHHERWDGNGYPKGISGEQIPLASRIISIADTFDVMMTGRPYRQAKTLDEALAVIGEEAGRQFDPELVEVFFKKVVPTLQR; from the coding sequence GTGGCAGACTTAGACCAGACCAAACTTCAATCCTTGTTGCGCCATATGCCCCAAGGCTACGTCGAATTCAAAGTGCTCTACGATAAGGCGGGGGAGCCCGTCGACTATGAGTTCTTTGAAGTGAACGAGGCGTTCGAACGCATCATGAAAGCCAAGCGCGAACATTTTATCGGTGGCCGGATCACCGACAAGTTGAAAGACTTTGAATATAGCGAACGGGAATGGATCGTCCAAGTCGCCCGTGCCGTCGACAGCGGTGAAGCGATCACGTTCGAGCACTTCTCACGCCGCAACAAAGCCTGGTATGAACTGTCGGTCTTCAGCGAGCGTCCGGGTTATGTGTCGACACTCTTCCATGACATCACGCCGCACGTCCAAGAGAACAATGCGTTAAAACAACTCGTCAACGTGTCGCACCGTTTCGTCACGACCGGGCGTGAGTTGTTGATGAACCAACATTTTCTCGATCAGATTCGAGGTTTCACCGGCGCCAAGGCCGTGACCCTCAACTTGGTGGACGACGATGGGAAGACGTATTCGACCGTGGCGCTCTCAGGCATCGACGAACTGCTCGAACGCAGTCTCGACGTGCTCGGGTTCCATCCGGTCGGCCGCAAATGGCCGATGAGTCCGAAGCGGTCGAAATTACTGGAAGCCCCGAGCCCGATCGTGTTCGATAATATTTTACCGCTCGTCGACGGAGTGTTGCCGAAGCGGTTGATCAAAAATATTTTGCGCATCTTCGACCTTGGTCAAATCGTCTTGTTCAAAATCGAGAAGGATGGTGTCTTTTACGGAGACTTGACCATCGTCATGCAAGGGAATAAACAAGCGAACCGTCTCGGTCTCGTCGAGCTGTACATTGTCCATATCCTTGAACAGATGACGAAAGCGGACCGGCAAATCGGGGACACGAAAGAGTCGATGTTTGAAGGGTTTGCCACCGTCGACTTGGAGTGCATCATGTCCCTGACCAATCATGAGATTTTCCATTTGAACGTGGCGTGGGAGCGCGTCCTCGGGTTTCCGCTCGAAGAACTTGAAAATATGGACTTCACGAGCCTGATTCATCCCAATGACGTCGAGAAGACGAATGAGGCGTTCGCCTTACTCGACGAAGGTCAAGATATCTTCCGTTTCGTCAACCGGTACCGGACCATCGATGGCGACTATCGCTCGATCGAGTGGCACTCAAAAGCACAAGGCAACTATATTTACGCTGTCGCCAAAGATGTGACGGAACGCGTCCAACTCGAGGAAGAATTGGCCGAGCGGGATCGATTGCTCACCAAGCTGTCAGATCAAGTGCCCGGTGCCATCTATCAGTTCGAGCGCCGACCGGACGGAAGCTTCCACTTCCCATTCTTTAGCCGAGGGTTCGAATTGTTGATTGGCATCACGTTCGAGGAGATGAAACAAGATCCGGGTCTCGTGTTCTCTAAAATCCATCCTGAAGATTATCCGAATGTGATGGCGAGCATCGAGACGTCGTATGAGAACTTGACAATTTGGGATGCGGAGTTCCGCGTATTGACACCGGACGGTCGGACGACATGGATCTTGGGATCGTCTCGTCCGGAGAAGCTCGGTGAAGGCCATGTGCTCTGGCACGGCTATATCGGGGATGTGACTGAGAAGAAAAAGTATGAGATGGAAATCGAATATTTGAGTTACCATGACCAATTGACCGGCGTGAAGAATCGCCGCTACTTCGACGAGGCGCTCATCACGTACGACGAGCCTTGCTATTATCCGCTCGCCTTGATTGTCGTCGACATCAATGGGTTGAAGTTGACGAACGATGCGTTCGGTCATCTCGTCGGCGATCGCTTGTTGATTGAGGCGACGATGACGCTCAAACGTGAGATTCGCGGGAAAGATACGGTCGCCCGGATTGGCGGGGATGAGTTCGTTGTCATCATGCCGAACACGGAACTCGAGGAGGCGAGGCGGTTGTCCGATCGCCTGAGTCAACTGTTCCTCGCCAAATCGATCGAAGGATTGCCGATCTCGGCGTCGTTCGGGGAAGCAGTGAAGGAAGATGACTCGCTCTCCGTCGCCGAAGTGTTCAATTTGGCCGAGGAGCGGATGTATCACCATAAAGTGTCGGAGAAGCAAAGCCGCCGCCACCATTCGATTCAACTCATCATGCGGACACTTTATGAGAAGATTCCGCGTGAAGAAGCGCACTCGCAACGCGTCGCCGAGCTGTCGCGGCAACTGGGGAAAGCGATGGGCTTCACGAGTGCCGATGTGAATGAACTCGTCACGGCGGCGACACTGCATGATATCGGCAAGGTCGCGATCAGCAATGAGATATTAGACAAGACGGGGGCGCTGACCGAGGCCGAATGGCGGGAAATCAAACGCCATCCCGAAGTGAGCTACAACATCTTGAGCACGGTGCCGGAGTACGGACCGCTGTCGGAGATCGTGCTCGCCCATCACGAACGCTGGGACGGGAACGGTTATCCGAAAGGCATCAGCGGTGAACAAATCCCGCTCGCCTCACGAATCATCTCAATCGCGGACACGTTCGACGTCATGATGACGGGACGCCCTTACCGTCAGGCGAAGACGCTCGACGAAGCGCTCGCCGTCATCGGCGAAGAGGCGGGCCGACAGTTCGACCCGGAACTCGTCGAGGTGTTCTTCAAGAAGGTCGTACCCACGTTGCAACGTTAA
- a CDS encoding ABC transporter permease produces MVLFRHVAKRMLRKKGLWVFTFVSVFGFALILSFLSSTSALNASIGILDRDGGTLAGRVIEEAGRFGSVTPLETDETDEALLQGQDVVLIIPDGFSETLLNGETPRLSFSATEGSDAALIEQALNSHLSRERQLLIASDFDEERFTELAERETENGYTLSSDPFQQSVATTARTQAFLGLLSFVMMSAFLQFIPLFVADDRDEKIYSRLFAAPVTPRRYIGSLFLSFCAAGLLYVLMLLAFSAVLYRQDILAHLPVLTLLFIVYLFVCLAIGSLIAILATNREKANIWQTSVTMAAAITGGAFISLTWLPDTLQVVGRFLPTYWFNYGIAQMYEDHFPINSVFIMFGMALVVFLVSAWALKKRPLT; encoded by the coding sequence GTGGTGCTATTTAGACATGTCGCCAAGCGTATGCTTCGGAAAAAAGGGCTATGGGTATTCACGTTCGTCTCCGTCTTCGGGTTCGCCCTCATCCTGTCGTTCCTCAGCTCGACGTCCGCTTTGAACGCCTCAATCGGCATTCTCGACCGCGACGGCGGGACGCTCGCCGGTCGCGTGATTGAAGAAGCGGGAAGGTTCGGCTCAGTGACCCCGCTTGAGACGGACGAGACGGATGAAGCATTGCTCCAAGGACAGGACGTCGTCTTAATTATCCCGGACGGATTCTCCGAGACGCTCTTGAATGGTGAGACGCCGCGATTATCATTCAGTGCGACCGAAGGAAGTGATGCCGCGCTGATCGAGCAAGCGCTCAACTCACATTTGTCCCGTGAGCGACAGCTATTGATCGCAAGTGATTTTGACGAAGAGCGTTTCACCGAACTTGCCGAACGCGAGACGGAGAACGGCTATACGCTCTCGAGCGATCCGTTCCAGCAGAGCGTGGCGACGACAGCGCGGACGCAGGCATTCCTCGGTCTTTTGTCGTTCGTCATGATGTCGGCCTTTCTCCAGTTCATCCCGCTGTTCGTCGCCGACGACCGGGACGAGAAGATTTATTCGCGGCTGTTCGCGGCCCCCGTTACCCCGCGGCGTTACATCGGTTCGTTATTTTTATCGTTCTGTGCGGCCGGGCTGCTCTACGTGCTCATGCTGCTCGCCTTCAGCGCCGTGCTCTATCGGCAAGACATTCTCGCCCACCTGCCTGTTCTCACACTGCTGTTCATCGTCTATCTGTTCGTCTGTCTCGCCATCGGGTCGCTCATCGCCATCCTGGCGACGAATCGGGAGAAAGCGAACATTTGGCAGACGTCCGTGACGATGGCGGCGGCCATCACCGGAGGCGCCTTCATCAGTTTGACGTGGCTTCCGGATACGCTCCAAGTCGTCGGGCGCTTCTTGCCGACGTACTGGTTCAACTACGGGATCGCCCAGATGTATGAAGATCATTTCCCGATCAACTCGGTCTTCATCATGTTCGGGATGGCGCTCGTCGTCTTCCTCGTCAGTGCCTGGGCGTTGAAGAAACGACCGCTCACATGA
- a CDS encoding universal stress protein, with translation MGKVFLAADGSAHSKRALEKAIQLAKASDASIDIVHVVSAKESKEAALNSTGKLDLEAKRKLMLQPLFDQVVAAGLEYEYIELRGEPDVELVKYANHQPYEYVVVGSRGLNTFQEFVLGSVSHKLAKRALAPVIIVK, from the coding sequence ATGGGAAAGGTATTTTTAGCGGCAGACGGATCTGCCCACTCGAAGCGGGCGCTTGAGAAAGCGATCCAGCTCGCCAAGGCATCAGACGCATCCATCGACATCGTCCATGTCGTCAGCGCCAAAGAATCGAAAGAAGCCGCGCTCAACTCGACGGGAAAACTCGATCTCGAAGCGAAGCGAAAATTGATGTTGCAACCCCTGTTCGACCAAGTCGTCGCGGCCGGGCTCGAATATGAATATATCGAACTTCGCGGCGAACCGGACGTCGAACTCGTCAAATACGCGAACCATCAACCGTACGAGTACGTCGTCGTCGGATCACGCGGACTGAACACGTTCCAAGAGTTCGTCCTCGGCAGCGTCAGCCATAAACTGGCCAAACGCGCCCTCGCCCCGGTCATCATCGTCAAATGA